DNA sequence from the Polyodon spathula isolate WHYD16114869_AA unplaced genomic scaffold, ASM1765450v1 scaffolds_4236, whole genome shotgun sequence genome:
TCAACCCAAAACCATTTCAAGAACAGATGTACtgcaaaataaaagcacattaacAAGTTCCCTGTTGCTACAAGCACACAACTCTGTACGTTAACAACATATTTAAGCACTAGCATTAAAAATTGTAACAAAGGGGCAAGCACAGCGCAGTTAATGTATCggtattttgtgtttcaaacTTGATGCATCCCAGCCAGTCaatatgattttaaagcacactagcgtgaaaaagaaaatgtgaagatCTGTACGCTTGGCACCCTCTGGTGTTTGAATACACGTATGTTTTGAAGTAGAACATTCATAATTGATTAGTTCTGATGATGTTACATTATCAAAAACTATACCTGGTAAAGGATGTTGGCTCTTTGAAAGTCAAAGGACAGTATAACTAGCTCACTGGGAAACAGCACCAGAAGTCTTGTTTGATTTCCCTGCAGAAACAATAAAGGCAGTGGTTAAATTACACAGATGGCATTTTtccctttctttgtttttaaacactatgTAGAGGAACCCTCTCTTCCATGTCCCTCAGAACCCCAATGCAGCCACACTAGGAGGAGTCCTGAGGAGAGGGCTGCTTGAAGAACCAGTTTGGACCAATTCAAACCTACCTCCTGGTTTGAGTTGGTGACAGCAACCATagatatatattgtatgtttccCAGGTGTTGGATTGGAGTTCCCTCCCAGTTCAATATTGGATTGAGCAGCAAATGCTTCTCCAGCTCATTCTTCTTCCACTTCACATCAAAAGGCATCTattgatttaaagaaagaaaaacaaatccttaTATAGCAGTAATACGATTGCACTAAATAGAGTGGGTGTATTACCTGCGGTCCTACCCATTGATGGCGCTATTAACAAACGATGAGATGTTGGTTTGACAATAAATTAGAAATGCTTTACCCTAACAGTCAGCAGGGTGTAGAGCCACCATAGACAGCCAGGATAGCAAAATTGCTGTCAAGCAGGGCCTCTGCTATAATGGTTCACTGCTATTAAACATCCCAATcccaataaatacatagaaatgtgaaaatgtgttctcCCTACAATCAAACTCCTTTCTATTGCTTTTAGTGCTGACATTGCACATGTAGATCATAAATGTGGATAGAGCTGATGCTTCAATACAAAGAGTTGTATTTTGAAATAAGCCCAAGAACCTAACAGGATAGTTCTTGTGATTAAACTTCTGCCTTGTCAGGCATCTGGCATTTGAGAGAGAATATGTGCACAGTATTAATGTGATGCAGACTCCCTGATACCATCTTGTGGCCCGTCAGGGCCCCCGGCCCCTAGTTTGGGATCCTCTCTTCTAGAAGGTTTAGGTGTCTTGGTACGTTGTCctctaaatgtttgtatttttaagttCATTAACTATTCAGAGCAATGTAAGActggtgtataaaaaaaaaaaaaatgaaatctactcTTTATGCAGAGTgaggattaaaataaaattagttgtTTCATAAGCTTGAGATCTTCGTATGGTTGTTTTTTTGATCCACCAGTCATACCTTGAGCTGCTTAATTAGTCAATTGGGGAAAGTACCTTCTGCTCGGAATTACTTTGGTTTggctgcatttaaaagaaaaacaaatgaaagacaaACCGCGAGGGTGCCGTGTGTTATCAGTGTTTTGTGTTAACGTTTGTTTTTGTACTTGATAAATTGCTAAGAAACCCCGGGAACTGTAACTAACATGACGCAGCCCCACCCCAGAATTCACTGCGCTAAAACACCCTGTTGCAAACAGCTGTTCACCCACTGGCCTTTGACTTTGAGTTTCTGTTAGTGTGTCTTGTGTTGTTATGTTTGCAGCTCCGTTTTGAAGCGTTATTATTTTGGGGATAGAAACCCATGTTTTCCAGGCTGCGTGTTACACTTAGTTGTGTATCATCAGCCACCTATTGTCTTCAAAAAGGAACCACCAAGGAAGAGCAGTAACCCTATCCTTTGAACTTTGAGTGGTTCACATcattttctgcactgcatcacttccgCAGCTGTACACTACTAACTTTGCCacagtcggatatgtgagtgctgactgtagatGAGTTACTCACTGAACTAACAAGTATCATAATGAAATTCATCCCTGCCACTACAGTTAACAGATGACTAACTTCATGTTGAAGAACATTTTCAGAgcgaaataaaataattttatcacTACAAATCGATTAATTTCATCATTCCTTCATGTGCGGTTAACACACTGTTTCCTGTTAATTTTACACCAATacacagttgttttatttattt
Encoded proteins:
- the LOC121312671 gene encoding rho guanine nucleotide exchange factor 7-like; amino-acid sequence: MTIQEVNNSENVSNVFEITAPMVEPKMVICTSPTERRFWVDNIRDRVQKSMTQHMVPFQSVLSCLMPFDVKWKKNELEKHLLLNPILNWEGTPIQHLGNIQYISMVAVTNSNQEGNQTRLLVLFPSELVILSFDFQRANILYQV